DNA from Flavobacterium aestivum:
CGGGCAAGGCCCCATATATTTGTTTTGATTTTTTCCATTTTTACCTTGAATTCCAGAAGCACTATTTTCATCGATTGTGGTCATTACAGGAATATTCCACATAATCCAATGTGTGAATATGCCATTGGGCGCATCAGGATCATCAATGATAAGTACTAGAGACTTTGTGCCATAAGGAATATCTTTTATGACAAGAGCCGGATTGATATCGGACCCAACACAGGTGTATTTGGCGGGAATCAATTCATTGTTTGCGAAAGCAGGACTTTCGACTATCAGTGGTTTATTAAGAACAGTTTCCATAAGTATAAGGAATGATGTTTTCAGTATACGTCACATCATTGAAATGATTTTTTTCGGTTTTGTAACCGTCACTTCCATTTTTTTGGAATAGCTATCTACAGTATACCGTTGTCGTATTTTTGCATTGATATTATTTTCATCAGTATTATTGGGCAATGCAAAACTGCGAGAAAAGCTCCTGGATGAAAATTTATTACACTTGTAGTTTTTTATCAATTTTTACTTTTTTTTTAAAGTGTAAGTGTTTGAATGTGTGTATTGTGTGTTGATAAAAGTAATGATAAATATTGTATTATGGGGTTAAATTAATTATAAAACGTTATGGTAATTTAAAGATTTCTTAGAATAATGATGATTCAGTAGTATGGCTTATCTATAAAAATTAAATAGTTCAACGTGCCTCACTAAGCGGACTAAGCTTGCAGGATAAAATATTTGAAATTTTCTGTTTAGTGAATGGTAGTATATACGAGTCTATAATTTTATCATATATTATTTATAAATAAATGTTTAACTTATTGATAATGAATAATTAAGTAACTTTGTGTGATCGAAATTTAACAATTAGATTAAAAGCTAAATAATGATAAAATAATTAAAATTTAAAGTCATTTTTAGTGTTACCATTTTTAATAGTACTGTCATAATTATATGGCACAAATCGAAGTAAAACCCTAGAGAGAACGTCAAAAATAGACAATGGCAATGTAACAATTAGGGTAGGTGGGTAAACTGTTGGTATCGAAAACCAATCAATTATATATCGAGGAACATTTTGATATCATATGGTGTTATTATTAACTTAAAAAAGTGAACCTTAAAAAATAAACTAAAATGGGAAATTTACTCTATACGATTGCAGTAATATTAATTATAATATGGGCAATCAGTTATTTTGGCGGATTTGTGCCAGGTGGGTTAATTCATATTTTATTGGTAATTGCTTTAATTGCAGTTATCTTAAGGATTATTCAAGGAAAAAGACCTTTGTAAAATGCTTTTGTAAACTCTAAGACTTGTAATATTTGTAGAAGTTTTAGAGTTTATTAATGAGTAATCTTCTTTATCAAGAGATAATTCAATTATACTATTTCATGACTTTAGTTATTAAATTTCACCAACTTATCGAAAGTTAAAGTTTTTATTTAGAGTTAATTATGGAAAATCCAAAACTTAAGGCATTTATTCCTTTTTTTTATCTCGTTTGGTCAGATGATATTTTAACTCAAAAAGAATTTTTTACTTTACAAGAGTTTATCAATTCTCAGGACTGGATTTCCCAAAAAGAAAAAGACATACTCTTTTCAAAAATAAATATTTTAGCTCCACCATCACGAGAAGAACTTACTGGTTGGAAATCTGAAATGGAGAAAGTAATTCACTTAAAACCTTCAATCAGATCTATTCTTGGCATTTCCATTGTGCTTTCAAAAAATGACAAAATCATAAAAGATCTAAGATCAGCTTTCATAAAACTTGAAAATGATCTTGGAATTTTAGGCGAAGAAGCTATTGGGAATTTTAGGGAAAGTAAAAATACTTTTACTTTAAATCACCAAGCTGTTAATAGGTTCAATACGAAAAAGCTAACACAAGTTTTGGATGGAAAACAAAGTGCAATTATCAAGAAAGTAAAATCAGTTATTAGCCGACCGGAATTTGCATACGAAACTTCAACCGATACTGATGTTTATCGTGAAAAAGTATACCATTGGTGTAAAATCCTTGCCAAAGAAAATTTTGGGAATATGGCTTTTCCAAAGAAATACGGAGGTAGAGAAAATCTTGTGGATTATTTTACTGTCATGGAGACCCTGAGTTATTACGATTTGAGTTTGGTCATCAAGTTTGGTGTACAATTTGGGCTTTGGGGAATGAGTATACAATCGCTTGGTACAGAAAAACATTATAATAAATACTTAAAGGATATTGGTTCGCTGAAATTGCCCGGTTGTTTTGCAATGACGGAAACTAATCATGGTTCAAATGTCAAAGGACTTGAAACAACAGCGACCTATAATCACGTTGACCAAACATTTACGATTCATACACCGAATGCGAATGCTCAGAAAGAATACATAGGGAATGCTGCAAAGCATGGTCAAATTGCCACAGTATTTGCAAAATTAATCATTGACGGCAATGACTATGGTATTAATGCTTTCATCGTTCCGTTGCGTGATATGAACGGTAAAACACTGAAAGGTATTACTATTGGTGATTGTGGACTAAAAATGGGACTTAATGGCGTTGATAATGGGACCATCCGCTTTGAAAATGTTGTCATTTCAAAAGAAAATATGCTTGACCGGTTTGCTTCGGTAAATGAAAAAGGGAAATTTGAAAGTCCTATCCCAAGTGATAACCGACGATTTTTTACCATGCTTGGTACATTGGTAGGAGGAAGGATTGGAATACCGAGATCAGCATTGGCTGCAGCCAAATCAGGATTAGCAATAGCAATTATATACAGTGATAAACGCAGACAGTTTGGACCTGAAGGAGGTTCAGAAGTTCCAATCTTAAATTACCGTATGCACCAACGCCGACTAATTCCGTTACTTGCAAAAACATATGCGATGCATTTTGCGCTCCAATATGTAACTAATCGCTTCATTGATAAAAAGGAGTCTGAAGTCCAGGAAATAGAAGCTCTTGTTGCAGGAATGAAGGCCTATGTTACTTGGAGTACGAGAGATATTCTACAGGAATGCCGCGAAGCCTGTGGCGGAAAAGGATATTTGTCGGAAAATCGTATTGATGCTTTAAAGAATGATACTGAAATTTATACCACCTTTGAAGGGGATAATACCGTATTGATGCAATTGGTAGCTAAGAACCGTCTAGCTGAGTTTCGGAAATCATTTGGTGAAATGAGCACTATAGAAGTTATTAATTACGTTTATGAGAGTACCAAGACTAGAATTTCAGAAAAAAATCCGATTGTAACTCGAAAAACGGATGATGAGCATTTACTCGATAATGAGTTTCATTTGAATGCTTTTGAGTACAGGGAAAAAGCAACAGTGACTTCATTGGCAAAACGAATAAAAAAACTGATTGATAGCGGACTTGAGCCTTATGATGCATACAATGTAGTACAGCATCAAATGATTGATGTTTCCCAAGCTTATTTAGAACGAATAATCCTCGAACAGTTTCAAATTGCTGTACAATCCGTCAAGGATAAAAAGTGCAAGGAAGTAGTGTTGAAATTGAGCCAATTATATGCCCTTTCGCAAATTGAAAGAAATAAGGGCTGGTATCTTGAAGAGGGCTATATGGAAGCTGTTAAAACAAAAGCCATTCGTAAGATGGTGAATCAGCTTTGCTGGGAAATCAGGCAAGATGCTGTTTCTTTGGTAAAAGCATTCGATATCCCTGAAAGTTGCCTTGCTGCACCAATTGTTTTGTAATAAAACTAAAAGGGAAGAAAAGTAATTCTAAATCAAGTGATTTGATTATTTTGCTAAAGAGAGACTAGGATTAATTGAAATTTCATTATTTAAAAACCTCCAAAATCAAATGACTTTGGAGGTTTTTGGTTAGAGAGTATCTGATATTTTTAAATTTTTTACTTAATAATTATAAATTCTGATCGTCTGTTTTTTTGATGCTCTTCCTCAGTACATTTTACCCCATCAGAACATTTGTTTACTAATTGTGATTCACCATAACCTTTAGCAGTCAAACGATTGGCAGCAATACCATGTTCTATTAAAAAATTACGGGTCGATTGTGCTCTTCGCTCTGATAATTTAATGTTATAATCTTTAGAAGCTCTACTGTCGGTATGAGAACGAATTCCAATTTTTAAAGTTGGATTTTCTTCCATTACGGTCAAGATTTTTTCTAATTCAATTTTAGAATCTTCACGTATGTTGGATTTATCAAGGTCAAAATAAATAATCGGGATATTCAAAACTTTGGCTAAATCAGTTCCCTCAACAAGAGGAATAACGGTCTGTTTCAATCCAACAGTAACTTGTTTTTCTGGTGACTGATCCGTTTTAAAAGAGGTTTCACTAGTTCCATAATTTTCTTTTTCGCCTCTTACAAAATACTCTTCATTACAATCGGCTTTGAATTCAAATCTTCCCAACTCATCGGCTGTTGTTTTATAAATTTGCTTTTGCATCTTATCCAAAATGTAAACAGTAGCATTTGGAATCGCTATATTTTTGTCATTGTCCAAGATTGTTCCCTTTACATTTACCAAACATTTTTTGAACTTATAAATATCGTCAGATCCATTACCTCCTTCACGATTAGAACTTAGGACCCCATCAGTTTTATTTTCGTTAAGGACAAATGCGAAATCATCCATTTGCGTATTGATAGGTGTGCCGATGTTCGTAATGCTAGGATTGCTTTGATCTAAATTGGCTGTAAAAATATCTAAGCCACCCAGTCCCAAATGACCATCTGAAGCGAAGTACAATTGATTGTCTGAAGTTACGAAAGGAAAAGTTTCGCGACCTTCGGTGTTAATTGCTTTTCCTAAATTTTCCGGATTTCCAAAAGTTCCGTCCGGATTGATTGCTACCTTAAAAAGGTCAGACTGTCCCAAAGTTCCCGGCATATCAGAAGCAAAATACAGCGTTTTTTCATCAGGGCTCAAAGTGGGATGTGCTACACTGTAATTCTCTGAACAAAAAGGTAATTGGGTAATTTCATCCCATTTTCCATTTATTATTTTGCTTCTGTAAATTTTAAGCAAAGTTGTTTTCGAATCGTCTTTTCCTCTTTTTCCATCATTATAATTGTTTCGGGTAAAATAAACAGTTTGTCCGTCTTTGGTAAAAACAGGTGTCGATTCATTGTATTTGCTACTGATTTCTTTCGAAAATAATTCGGGGTTAGAAAAATTCCCATCATTGTCTATAGCGGAAGAATACAAATTAGAAAAATACTGTCCGGTCCAGTTTTGTTTTTTGTTTCTAACCAAATTATTGTCTCGAGTCGAAGTAAAAATTATTTTTTTATCAAAATAAGTTGCCCCATAATCTGAATATTGTGTGTTAATCCCAGCATTATTAACCTCATATTTTCCGGAATTGGCTTTAATTTCAGCTAAATAATCTTTTTTACCTTTAAATTCCAATGCTCTGGAATCATTTGGGACCAAATTACTGAATTGTCCCATTATTTTATCTGCCTTTTCAGGTTGGCCAGCCGCTTTAAGACTTTGAGCATAACGATAATAATATTCGGGTTGATCAGGAGTTTCTGTTGCAAAAAGTTTTTCATACCATTTTGCTGCTGTTGGAAGTTCTCCATTAAAGTAATAAGAATTGGCCAGTTTTTCAAAGACCTCTTTGGATTCATAGCCTTTATCAGCTACACGTTCATATACCTTGATGGCATCCATGTATCCTAATCGATCATATGTTTTATCTGCCTTTGCAATGGTTGTTTTTTGAGCCAATAAAACTGGATTAATCAATATAAAGGCTGTGACGATATAAATGAATTTTTTGAATTTCATAATCTTTAAATATTTAAGTATTAAAAGAATCTTGGAGTTATGATTTTGGCTATACTTGGGAATATTTCATAGCGCAGGAATATTTCATGCGACCCCGAATTATAGTTTGCCAAATTAGTTGTCTCGCGATCATAAGCATATCCAATATACATATTATCGTTAATTTGAAATCCGGCCATTGCGCTTACAGCTGCACTCCAGCGATAAGCTGCACCCAAAACAAATTTTTCATTAAAAAGGAAATTGGCCGAAACATCTACCTGCAAAGGAGCACCTTGAACGGTTTTAATCAGAGTGGCTGGCTTGAATTTTACCGAATCGGAAAGATCAAACACATAACCTCCTATTAAATAATAATGCATTTTCTCTTTATTGATAACCACTTCGTCTTTATAACGTTGGGTTTCTATAAAATAAGGGACAGACAAACCGATGTAAGCCTTGTCAGAATACCAGTAAACACCAGCTCCTATATTGGGAGAAAACTTATTATAGTTCTGCAACTTATTATCATTGCTTTGCTCAGGATTTAACTTAGAAGCATCTAAATTGAACAAATTGGCCGAAGCTTTAATACCAAAAGAAAGTTTATAGTTTTCTGAAGTTGGAATGGCATAAGCTATATCCGCTGAGAAATCATTTTGGGTAGTTGGACCAACTCTATGATTTTCAAAAGAAAATCCTAATCCTAGATGACTTTCATTAATAGGAGTGTTTACCGAAAAAGAATTGTCGACCGGTGCTCCATCCAATCCCACCCATTGGGTACGGTGCAAGGCAAAAATACTAATGGCCTCTCTGGTACCTGCATAAGCGGGATTGATGTTGACAGTATTATACATATATTGAGTATACTGGGGAATTTGTTGGGCAAAAC
Protein-coding regions in this window:
- a CDS encoding lmo0937 family membrane protein, translated to MGNLLYTIAVILIIIWAISYFGGFVPGGLIHILLVIALIAVILRIIQGKRPL
- a CDS encoding OmpA family protein, which translates into the protein MKFKKFIYIVTAFILINPVLLAQKTTIAKADKTYDRLGYMDAIKVYERVADKGYESKEVFEKLANSYYFNGELPTAAKWYEKLFATETPDQPEYYYRYAQSLKAAGQPEKADKIMGQFSNLVPNDSRALEFKGKKDYLAEIKANSGKYEVNNAGINTQYSDYGATYFDKKIIFTSTRDNNLVRNKKQNWTGQYFSNLYSSAIDNDGNFSNPELFSKEISSKYNESTPVFTKDGQTVYFTRNNYNDGKRGKDDSKTTLLKIYRSKIINGKWDEITQLPFCSENYSVAHPTLSPDEKTLYFASDMPGTLGQSDLFKVAINPDGTFGNPENLGKAINTEGRETFPFVTSDNQLYFASDGHLGLGGLDIFTANLDQSNPSITNIGTPINTQMDDFAFVLNENKTDGVLSSNREGGNGSDDIYKFKKCLVNVKGTILDNDKNIAIPNATVYILDKMQKQIYKTTADELGRFEFKADCNEEYFVRGEKENYGTSETSFKTDQSPEKQVTVGLKQTVIPLVEGTDLAKVLNIPIIYFDLDKSNIREDSKIELEKILTVMEENPTLKIGIRSHTDSRASKDYNIKLSERRAQSTRNFLIEHGIAANRLTAKGYGESQLVNKCSDGVKCTEEEHQKNRRSEFIIIK
- a CDS encoding YbhB/YbcL family Raf kinase inhibitor-like protein; this translates as METVLNKPLIVESPAFANNELIPAKYTCVGSDINPALVIKDIPYGTKSLVLIIDDPDAPNGIFTHWIMWNIPVMTTIDENSASGIQGKNGKNQNKYMGPCPPPPDVHHYNFKIYALDTKLNLSVASDENALIKAMDKHILASGGLIGLFKK
- a CDS encoding acyl-CoA dehydrogenase, which encodes MENPKLKAFIPFFYLVWSDDILTQKEFFTLQEFINSQDWISQKEKDILFSKINILAPPSREELTGWKSEMEKVIHLKPSIRSILGISIVLSKNDKIIKDLRSAFIKLENDLGILGEEAIGNFRESKNTFTLNHQAVNRFNTKKLTQVLDGKQSAIIKKVKSVISRPEFAYETSTDTDVYREKVYHWCKILAKENFGNMAFPKKYGGRENLVDYFTVMETLSYYDLSLVIKFGVQFGLWGMSIQSLGTEKHYNKYLKDIGSLKLPGCFAMTETNHGSNVKGLETTATYNHVDQTFTIHTPNANAQKEYIGNAAKHGQIATVFAKLIIDGNDYGINAFIVPLRDMNGKTLKGITIGDCGLKMGLNGVDNGTIRFENVVISKENMLDRFASVNEKGKFESPIPSDNRRFFTMLGTLVGGRIGIPRSALAAAKSGLAIAIIYSDKRRQFGPEGGSEVPILNYRMHQRRLIPLLAKTYAMHFALQYVTNRFIDKKESEVQEIEALVAGMKAYVTWSTRDILQECREACGGKGYLSENRIDALKNDTEIYTTFEGDNTVLMQLVAKNRLAEFRKSFGEMSTIEVINYVYESTKTRISEKNPIVTRKTDDEHLLDNEFHLNAFEYREKATVTSLAKRIKKLIDSGLEPYDAYNVVQHQMIDVSQAYLERIILEQFQIAVQSVKDKKCKEVVLKLSQLYALSQIERNKGWYLEEGYMEAVKTKAIRKMVNQLCWEIRQDAVSLVKAFDIPESCLAAPIVL
- a CDS encoding PorP/SprF family type IX secretion system membrane protein; protein product: MKIRVISYILIMMSFSGFAQQIPQYTQYMYNTVNINPAYAGTREAISIFALHRTQWVGLDGAPVDNSFSVNTPINESHLGLGFSFENHRVGPTTQNDFSADIAYAIPTSENYKLSFGIKASANLFNLDASKLNPEQSNDNKLQNYNKFSPNIGAGVYWYSDKAYIGLSVPYFIETQRYKDEVVINKEKMHYYLIGGYVFDLSDSVKFKPATLIKTVQGAPLQVDVSANFLFNEKFVLGAAYRWSAAVSAMAGFQINDNMYIGYAYDRETTNLANYNSGSHEIFLRYEIFPSIAKIITPRFF
- a CDS encoding Hsp20 family protein translates to MIKNYKCNKFSSRSFSRSFALPNNTDENNINAKIRQRYTVDSYSKKMEVTVTKPKKIISMM